A window of the Labrus mixtus chromosome 8, fLabMix1.1, whole genome shotgun sequence genome harbors these coding sequences:
- the camsap2b gene encoding calmodulin-regulated spectrin-associated protein 2 isoform X4, with translation MSLADSLYNLQLVQEFCRNNLNHCCHFSLEDMLYAHASIKSNYLVFMAELFWWFEVVKPSFVQPKVFDPNACELVSSCRNMAPVSSPVKQSYADNADRPDNIPAEGIMKRSTSMSYVDGCVGTWPKEKRSSARGISFEIPLDGDPMMPACEVPSHGMTRSASSDGLGFKVHFTPRGGMKRHLSLMPVSVNGQSKHIPEEDEDFISHKPLGRNNTFSLKNQNRYSNGLPDSNHSSSNHHGNHSSHISPSTPPSIEEALKIIHDTERPHASLGVGDGDNGFFLHGAEPSDPQGAQGQEDDPGLAKARLNEHDPNSVSTDEVDTGIHVRTEDIQSLDEDSSSLRDYSDMDPDCEAMTRSCPLVDHQVREKSRDGGREEPRDADPESERRGDGGDRSSPCPSSAPTLPRSHTASPVSSSGGSGGGMIRMTSFAEQKFRKLEGRSSGGTTPESSDVNVPYTQQPRNISPQISTPPLPITSPSTVKPSHRDPSHLIATEMIQLRMKLEEKRRAIEAQKKKVEAAFTRHRQKMGRTAFLNVVRRKGVTAPLSPSSGGGETPSPEPQMSSKESSQGSIERAERCKPDGAAPKSPCEDGGGVTPGEIDLADYTRSIERLNTSLSFLQTEMQRLAQQQEKIMAMREPQQHAWVIPPPAPSPHRQLRELRSSSVTGRGSGRGSVGSLSPILSSSGSPHAPNRSPAGIKRRPASFHARTPRTPRPNDLKVTPFSRMLNTPTSVDSLPRLRRFNSSQSQICSFAYMGNDDSSGESNNQDSKVDKENAEDQDETEAMTSAGTPQPSDKEAAKGKEEVRQEEGKQTEQAQSQGEVKPTRSSEVLRQPVSDLQAPTSSQIKGDPQDRRDLVEVPLSELKAPVGPTQGQEMTGEGEAGGDTYGEDQKMCCGFFFKDDGKGEDDMAAKKAALLEKRLRREKETQEKKQQHELDQEQKKGAARLKAEEQQKKKDEEKDRREYIRNEFLRKKQLKLMVDMNDVIKPRSGSLKKKPRPKSIHRDVMESSTPPVRTTGVRPRGFSVSSVSLASLNLADNDRDQPNNKKNNRGNKIAFANIPFFLSSPKERKGRPDSAEGFSSCPSTGSHNGEKDWENDSTTSSTPSNAEYTGPKLYKEPSAKSNKHIIQNALSHCCLAGKVNEGQKNKILDEMEKSEANSFLVLFRDSGCQFRSVYTYCPETEEIVKLAGIGPRSITTKMIEGLYKYNSDRKQFSLIPAKTMSASVDAITIASHLWQTKKQGTPKKLHPK, from the exons ATGTCTTTGGCTGACAGTCTGTACAACCTCCAGCTGGTGCAGGAGTTCTGTAGGAACAACCTCAACCACTGCTGCCACTTCAGCCTGGAGGACATGCTCTACGCACATGCATCCATAAag AGTAACTACCTGGTATTTATGGCTGAGCTTTTCTGGTGGTTTGAAGTGGTGAAACCCTCATTTGTGCAGCCCAAAGTCTTTGATCCAAATG caTGTGAGCTGGTATCATCCTGCAGAAATATGGCTCCAGTGTCCAGTCCAGTCAAACAGAGCTATGCAGACAATGCTGACAGACCAGACAACATTCCTGCAGAGG GTATAATGAAAAGATCTACTTCCATGTCCTACGTGGATGGCTGTGTCGGGACATGGCCCAAAGAGAAGCG CTCCTCCGCTCGGGGAATCTCCTTTGAGATCCCTCTGGACGGAGACCCCATGATGCCAGCCTGTGAGGTTCCCTCCCATGGTATGACCCGCTCTGCCAGCAGTGACGGTCTCGGGTTCAAAGTTCACTTTACACCTCGAGGGGGCATGAAGCGCCACCTCTCCCTCATGCCTGTCAGTGTAAACGGCCAGAGCAAACACATaccagaggaggatgaggacttCATCTCCCATAAGCCTCTAGGGCGgaacaacacattttcactcAAGAACCAAAACAG GTACTCTAATGGACTCCCAGACAGCAACCACAGCTCCAgtaatcaccatggcaaccacagcagccacatcAGCCCATCAACTCCTCCGAGCATCGAGGAGGCTTTGAAGATAATACATGACACAGAAAGGCCCCATGCCAGCCTGGGTGTTGGGGATGGAGACAATGGATTCTTTCTCCACGGTGCAGAACCTTCAGACCCTCAAGGGGCTCAAGGTCAAGAAGATGACCCGGGTTTAGCCAAGGCTCGACTGAATGAACACGACCCCAACTCTGTGTCCACGGATGAAGTGGACACGGGAATCCACGTGAGGACGGAGGACATCCAGAGCTTGGATGAGGACTCCTCCTCGCTCAGAGACTATTCAGACATGGACCCGGACTGTGAGGCTATGACTCGGTCATGCCCTCTGGTGGACCATCAggtgagagagaagagcagggaCGGTGGGAGGGAAGAACCCCGCGATGCAGATCCcgagagtgagaggaggggagatggAGGTGACAGGAGCAGCCCTTGTCCCAGTTCAGCACCCACACTCCCCAGGTCTCACACAGCCAGCCCTGTCTCGTCCTCTGGAGGCTCTGGAGGCGGGATGATCCGGATGACGAGCTTTGCAGAGCAAAAATTCAGGAAGCTGGAGGGGAGGAGCAGTGGAGGAACCACGCCGGAGAGTTCAGATGTCAATGTGCCATATACACAGCAGCCAAGAAACATTTCACCTCAG atctctacacctcctctacctATCACATCTCCCTCTACAGTCAAGCCCTCCCATAGAGACCCCTCACACCTGATAGCCACAGAGATGATTCAACTGAGGATGAAGCTTGAAGAGAAACGGAGAGCCATTGAGGCCCAGAAGAAGAAA GTGGAAGCAGCTTTTACCCGCCATCGTCAGAAGATGGGCAGAACAGCTTTTCTGAATGTAGTGAGGAGAAAAGGAGTCACTGCCCCGCTCAGCCCCAGTTCAGGTGGAGGAGAAACACCTTCTCCAGAGCCACAAATGTCCTCAAAGGAAAGCAGCCAGGGCAGCATAGAGCGGGCAGAGAGATGCAAACCAGATGGAGCCGCTCCTAAATCCCCCTGTGAGGATGGTGGAG GTGTGACTCCCGGAGAAATCGACCTTGCAGATTACACACGCTCCATCGAGAGGCTGAACACATCGCTGAGCTTCCTGCAGACTGAGATGCAGCGTCTGGCTCAGCAGCAGGAGAAGATCATGGCCATGAGAGAGCCACAGCAACACGCCTGGGTCATCCCCCCTCCGGCCCCCTCTCCACACAG gcaactCCGTGAGTTGCGTAGCAGCAGTGTAACAGGCCGTGGATCAGGACGAGGCTCTGTTGGGTCTTTATCTCCCATCCTTTCCTCCTCTGGCTCTCCACACGCTCCCAATCGTTCCCCTGCTGGCATTAAGCGCCGGCCAGCTTCCTTCCATGCAAGGACACCTCGGACTCCAAGACCTAATGATCTTAAGGTCACACCTTTCAGCCGAATGCTCAACACTCCCACCTCTGTGGACAGCCTGCCCAGACTGAGACGATTCAACTCCAGCCAATCTCAGATCTGCTCTTTTGCCTACATGGGCAACGATGACTCATCAGGGGAGAGCAACAACCAAGACAGCAAGGTCGACAAGGAAAACGCTGAGGACCAAGACGAGACAGAGGCAATGACGAGTGCTGGCACTCCTCAGCCGTCTGATAAAGAAGCAGCCAAAGGGAAAGAAGAAGTGAGGCAGGAGGAAGGAAAACAGACAGAGCAGGCTCAGTCGCAGGGTGAAGTCAAGCCAACGAGGTCATCGGAGGTGTTGCGTCAACCGGTGTCTGACCTCCAAGCACCCACAAGCAGCCAGATCAAGGGAGACCCCCAGGACAGAAGAGACCTGGTGGAGGTGCCTCTGTCTGAACTGAAAGCACCAGTAGGTCCAACTCAGGGTCAGGAGAtgacaggagagggagaggcaggaggagacaccTATGGAGAGGACCAGAAGATGTGCTGTGGATTCTTCTTCAAG GATGATGGGAAAGGGGAAGACGACATGGCAGCAAAGAAAGCCGCTCTGCTGGAGAAGAGActgaggagggagaaggagacaCAGGAAAAGAAGCAACAGCACGAGCTGGACCAGGAGCAGAAGAAGGGAGCTGCACG GTTGAAAGCTgaggagcagcagaagaagaaggatgagGAGAAGGACAGGAGGGAATATATCAGGAATGAGTTTTTGAGAAAGAAGCAGCTCAAGCTGATGGTGGACATGAACGACGTCATAAAACCTCGATCTGGAAGTCTGAAGAAGAAGCCGCGGCCCAAATCCATCCACAGAGACGTCATGGAGTCATCCACTCCACCTGTGAGAACAACAG gaGTGCGTCCTCGAGGATTCTCTGTATCAAGTGTTTCTTTGGCCTCTCTAAACCTGGCAGACAACGACAGAGACCAGCCAAATAACAAGAAGAACAACAG AGGCAATAAAATTGCTTTTGCAAATATCCCGTTCTTTCTAAGCTCTcctaaagaaagaaagggaag ACCTGACTCTGCAGAAGGTTTCTCCTCGTGCCCTTCGACTGGTAGTCATAACGGAGAGAAGGATTGGGAAAATGattccaccacctcctccactcCCTCTAACGCTGAGTACACAG GACCCAAACTTTACAAGGAGCCGAGCGCCAAATCCAACAAACACATCATCCAGAATGCCCTGTCCCACTGCTGCCTGGCTGGCAAGGTCAATGAAGGGCAAAAGAACAAGATACTGGAT GAAATGGAGAAATCTGAAGCCAATAGCTTCCTGGTGTTGTTCCGTGACTCTGGCTGCCAGTTCAGGTCCGTGTACACGTACTGCCCTGAAACAGAGGAGATCGTCAAACTTGCTGGCATCGGGCCAAGGAGCATCACCACCAAGATGATCGAGGGCTTGTACAAATACAACTCGGACAGGAAGCAGTTCAGCCTGATCCCTGCCAAAACTATGTCCGCCAGCGTGGACGCCATCACCATCGCCAGTCATCTGTGGCAAACAAAGAAGCAGGGTACCCCAAAGAAACTGCACCCAAAGTAG